Proteins co-encoded in one Acidobacteriota bacterium genomic window:
- a CDS encoding ATP-binding protein has product MGEHIEQQTRLAVDQLLWRCPREWLDFETTADLGACEEIFGQPRAVAALRLALRLRSRGYNVFVAGPSGSGRTRTVRRILRQEAGNGEVPDDLCYVMNFEDLKAPRLIRLPAGKGRVLREAMATAADRFRQGVAALRASGDHRRRREGVAKDHLEEQTTLLSEFQDEVKEEGFALVEVNLGPYRRHEIAPLVDGQPVPFHELAALVRDGKIEEGQADHLRERHPDLAARLAQTAAKYRAISRDLEQSLAEADKDAARPLVDEVLEEIRSALALATGLRPQLDEYLQQVGQYLIAVFPLLFAAGEHVASEADSAESAVPDPLAALRVNVIVDRTGQKGLPIIEEANPTAARLFGFIEVQRSPEGEVRADLAGIHGGAMHMADGGFLLLNAHDLLQEDGAWAGLKRVLRTGRLSVAGNTPEGAAPLVPEAAPIDATVILVGTPALRELAAAEDEEFSKLFKVVSVFEERVPLSRPVVSSYACFLAHVIQEEDLLPHGADAVARILETMVRVAGGRGKLASHLRLFTDLARESSLVATEMGSDVVRREHVERTLLDRRQRSGFLSSRILESIDEGLLLLETEGAVVGQVNALAVVETSLETLGYPVRVTATTAVGRSGIIDIEREAELSGEIYTKASLILGGYLRSRFAQRHPLAITASVCFEQSYGGVEGDSASSAELAALLSSLGDVPLRQDLAVTGAVDQHGHVLAVGGINEKVEGFWKVCRQRGLTGTQGVVIPATSRQSLQLDPEVVEDVAEGRFHVYAVETVEQLVELLMGVPLGGVDEEGRWEKDSLGAKIAERLEEMARILQNFSTGVGD; this is encoded by the coding sequence TTGGGCGAACATATCGAGCAGCAAACCCGGTTGGCGGTCGATCAACTGCTCTGGCGGTGTCCTCGGGAGTGGCTGGATTTCGAGACTACCGCGGACCTCGGCGCCTGCGAAGAGATCTTCGGTCAGCCGCGGGCCGTGGCGGCCCTTCGCCTGGCTCTCCGGCTCCGTTCGCGGGGGTACAACGTTTTCGTCGCCGGACCCTCGGGCAGCGGCCGCACGCGCACCGTGCGCCGCATTCTGCGCCAGGAGGCCGGCAACGGGGAGGTACCCGACGATCTCTGCTACGTGATGAACTTCGAAGATCTCAAGGCCCCCCGCCTGATCCGCTTGCCGGCAGGCAAGGGCCGGGTGCTGCGGGAGGCCATGGCCACCGCGGCGGATCGCTTTCGGCAGGGGGTCGCGGCCCTCAGGGCCTCCGGGGATCATCGCCGGCGACGCGAGGGAGTGGCCAAGGATCACCTCGAAGAGCAGACCACCCTGCTGTCGGAGTTCCAGGACGAGGTCAAGGAAGAGGGCTTCGCCCTGGTGGAGGTCAATCTCGGGCCTTACCGGCGCCACGAGATCGCGCCGCTGGTAGACGGGCAGCCGGTGCCCTTCCACGAGTTGGCGGCCCTGGTCCGTGACGGCAAGATCGAGGAGGGGCAGGCCGATCACCTCCGGGAGCGTCATCCCGACCTGGCGGCCCGGCTGGCCCAGACCGCGGCCAAGTACAGGGCCATCTCCAGGGATCTCGAGCAGTCCCTGGCCGAGGCCGACAAGGACGCCGCCCGCCCCCTGGTCGACGAGGTGCTCGAAGAGATTCGCTCGGCCCTGGCGCTGGCGACCGGCCTTCGGCCCCAGCTCGACGAGTATCTCCAGCAGGTCGGGCAGTACCTGATCGCCGTCTTCCCTCTGCTTTTCGCCGCCGGTGAGCACGTGGCCTCCGAGGCGGACTCCGCCGAAAGCGCCGTGCCGGATCCCCTGGCGGCCTTGCGGGTCAACGTGATCGTCGACCGCACGGGACAGAAGGGGCTGCCGATCATCGAGGAGGCGAATCCCACCGCCGCTCGCCTGTTCGGTTTCATCGAGGTCCAGCGCAGCCCGGAAGGGGAAGTGCGCGCCGACCTGGCGGGAATCCATGGCGGCGCGATGCACATGGCCGACGGGGGCTTCCTGCTGCTCAACGCCCACGATCTCCTGCAGGAAGACGGGGCCTGGGCCGGGCTCAAGCGGGTCCTGCGCACCGGGCGCCTGAGCGTGGCGGGCAACACCCCCGAGGGGGCCGCGCCGCTGGTTCCCGAAGCCGCCCCGATCGACGCCACGGTGATCCTGGTCGGTACGCCGGCGCTGCGTGAACTGGCCGCCGCCGAAGACGAGGAGTTCAGCAAGCTCTTCAAGGTGGTTTCGGTGTTCGAAGAGCGAGTGCCGCTGTCTCGCCCGGTGGTCTCTTCCTACGCCTGCTTCCTGGCCCACGTGATCCAGGAGGAGGACCTGCTGCCCCACGGAGCCGATGCGGTGGCGCGGATTCTCGAGACCATGGTGCGCGTGGCGGGCGGACGGGGCAAGTTGGCCTCCCACCTCCGGCTGTTCACCGACCTGGCCCGGGAGTCGTCCCTGGTCGCGACGGAGATGGGCAGTGACGTGGTGCGCCGTGAGCATGTCGAGCGCACGCTGCTCGATCGCCGGCAGCGCTCCGGCTTCCTCTCAAGCCGGATCCTCGAGTCCATCGACGAGGGTCTCCTGCTGCTCGAGACCGAGGGCGCCGTGGTCGGGCAGGTCAACGCCCTGGCCGTGGTGGAGACGAGTCTCGAGACGTTGGGCTATCCCGTGCGGGTGACCGCCACCACCGCCGTGGGACGTTCGGGAATCATCGACATCGAGCGGGAGGCGGAACTCTCGGGCGAGATCTACACCAAGGCATCCCTGATCCTCGGCGGTTATCTGCGCTCGCGCTTCGCCCAGCGCCACCCGCTGGCCATCACGGCCAGTGTCTGCTTCGAGCAGTCCTACGGCGGGGTGGAGGGCGATTCGGCCTCCAGCGCCGAGCTGGCGGCCCTGCTTTCTTCTCTCGGGGACGTTCCCCTGCGCCAGGATCTGGCCGTTACCGGTGCCGTGGATCAGCACGGCCACGTGCTCGCGGTGGGCGGCATCAACGAGAAGGTCGAAGGCTTCTGGAAAGTCTGCCGTCAGCGGGGACTGACCGGAACCCAGGGAGTGGTGATTCCCGCCACGTCCCGCCAGAGCCTGCAACTCGACCCCGAGGTGGTGGAGGACGTCGCGGAGGGACGCTTCCACGTCTACGCCGTGGAGACCGTCGAACAACTCGTGGAGCTGCTGATGGGGGTTCCCCTGGGGGGCGTCGATGAAGAGGGCCGCTGGGAGAAGGACAGCCTGGGGGCGAAGATCGCCGAGCGCCTCGAGGAGATGGCCCGCATTCTGCAGAATTTCAGCACTGGCGTCGGTGACTGA
- a CDS encoding VWA domain-containing protein: protein MIPFPPRCLRSLPRARGWLALIATSLSLVPAGAQVLGEEERIVVLRPRPTDLMLGPSVVSLLPMGVDDAAVEQIEIRLDGEIMGVLRQPPWRLTIDAGERLGPRTLEVIARLKGDRQLTTTVDLRPAGVGTVDVRLVDLAVTVVDAKGKTVTGLEEDDFRIFDGGREVTIDRWGDKPTALAVALVLDASLSMRPKLREVQKAAQAFVAALAPRDRVSVVAFNESSRIITPLDADRRASIEAIEGLEARGGTALYDALFDAGKALQAAGSRARKVAVILSDGRDEAASGLEPGSFHTLREAVRKAHDSDLVVFTIGLGADLDEQDFSGRMTHAEALTRMATSTGGRFFKLRRLGRLGRVYRDILEELRHQYSIAYKPPPPRPGETWRSIEVRVGRPGLTVRTREGYFVH from the coding sequence ATGATCCCCTTCCCGCCCCGCTGCCTTCGGTCCCTGCCCCGGGCACGCGGGTGGCTCGCGCTGATCGCCACGAGCCTCTCGCTGGTCCCCGCGGGCGCCCAGGTCCTCGGGGAGGAGGAACGCATCGTCGTCCTGCGCCCCCGGCCGACCGATCTGATGCTCGGCCCTTCGGTGGTTTCCCTGCTGCCCATGGGTGTCGACGATGCGGCCGTCGAGCAGATCGAGATCCGCCTCGACGGCGAGATCATGGGAGTGCTGCGTCAGCCGCCCTGGCGGCTGACCATCGACGCCGGAGAACGACTCGGCCCGCGAACCCTCGAGGTGATCGCCCGACTGAAGGGGGACCGGCAGCTGACGACCACGGTCGACCTGCGGCCGGCGGGGGTGGGCACCGTGGACGTGCGGCTGGTGGACCTGGCGGTCACCGTCGTCGACGCCAAGGGCAAGACCGTCACCGGACTCGAGGAGGACGATTTCCGGATCTTCGACGGGGGCCGGGAAGTGACCATCGACCGCTGGGGGGACAAACCGACGGCCCTGGCCGTGGCCCTGGTGCTCGACGCTTCCCTGAGCATGCGGCCCAAGCTCCGGGAGGTGCAAAAGGCCGCGCAGGCCTTCGTCGCCGCCCTCGCCCCACGCGACCGGGTCAGCGTCGTGGCCTTCAACGAGAGCAGCCGCATCATCACGCCCCTCGATGCCGACCGGCGAGCCAGTATCGAGGCCATCGAAGGGCTCGAGGCCCGGGGCGGCACGGCGCTCTACGACGCCCTCTTCGACGCCGGGAAGGCGCTCCAGGCGGCGGGATCCCGGGCCCGCAAGGTGGCGGTGATCCTCTCCGACGGTCGGGACGAGGCGGCTTCGGGGCTCGAGCCGGGATCGTTCCATACTCTCCGGGAGGCCGTGCGCAAGGCCCATGACAGCGACCTGGTGGTCTTCACCATCGGCCTGGGAGCCGACCTCGACGAGCAGGATTTCAGCGGCCGCATGACCCATGCCGAAGCCTTGACCCGCATGGCCACCAGCACCGGAGGCCGCTTCTTCAAGCTGCGGCGGCTCGGACGGCTGGGGCGAGTCTACCGGGACATTCTCGAAGAACTGCGTCACCAGTACTCGATCGCCTACAAGCCGCCGCCGCCGCGCCCCGGCGAGACGTGGCGCTCGATCGAGGTGCGAGTCGGCCGACCGGGCCTCACCGTCCGCACCCGTGAGGGCTATTTCGTCCACTGA
- a CDS encoding serine/threonine-protein kinase, giving the protein MKDGACSSEVGRDALGAGGGPVRRGGRGVAGVDLKELHAGRQGDLVCGRALKADLWLAKDHAGRLVVVKDFRRKPWPGRWWGWVQVRRERAFLRLLEDLDFVPRLLGTPHPLVLVLEYVPGILPCRRGPGPWSRPTLQQLRENLERLHQRGVTHNDLRGRDNLLFDTEGRRLVLLDWAAAVRLPPATLRHRLLFGLLRQVDRSAFLKWKLELGPRTLSDEDRRFLRAYRRWRRLWPFNRKGLGDTTLEGL; this is encoded by the coding sequence GTGAAAGATGGGGCATGCTCCTCGGAAGTCGGGCGGGATGCCCTCGGCGCGGGTGGAGGACCTGTCCGGCGGGGGGGGCGTGGCGTCGCCGGGGTCGACCTGAAGGAACTGCACGCGGGGCGCCAGGGGGACTTGGTCTGCGGGAGGGCGCTGAAGGCCGATCTCTGGCTGGCCAAAGACCACGCGGGGCGCCTGGTGGTGGTCAAGGACTTTCGGCGCAAGCCCTGGCCCGGTCGCTGGTGGGGCTGGGTGCAGGTTCGCCGGGAGCGCGCTTTCCTGCGCCTGCTCGAGGATCTGGACTTCGTGCCGCGCTTGCTGGGCACGCCCCACCCCCTGGTGCTCGTGCTGGAATACGTCCCGGGCATTCTCCCCTGCCGACGCGGGCCGGGACCCTGGTCCCGGCCGACCCTCCAGCAGCTTCGTGAAAACCTGGAGCGGCTCCATCAGCGGGGAGTGACCCACAACGACCTGCGGGGGCGGGACAATCTGCTCTTCGACACCGAGGGGCGGCGTCTCGTGCTGCTGGACTGGGCGGCGGCCGTTCGGCTGCCGCCGGCCACCCTCCGGCATCGCCTTCTTTTCGGCCTGCTGCGCCAGGTCGACCGGTCCGCCTTCCTGAAGTGGAAGCTGGAACTCGGTCCCAGGACACTGAGCGACGAGGATCGTCGCTTCCTCCGGGCCTATCGTCGCTGGCGGAGACTCTGGCCGTTCAATCGCAAGGGCTTGGGCGATACGACCCTCGAGGGGCTCTGA